One Rosa chinensis cultivar Old Blush chromosome 5, RchiOBHm-V2, whole genome shotgun sequence genomic region harbors:
- the LOC112165164 gene encoding uncharacterized protein LOC112165164, producing MIQVLFTLVFAEMVLILSLLFRSPLRQLVIMGLDRSKQGRGPLVVKSVGGTILVFFSSTIYSVFSVQIDAGYVNPTDEVLMAYRLLEASLIGFSIFLALMIDRLHYYIKELYRLRNYREAELKKECNEHSKIRKSIKQGSQSWDEQPLSKTPKA from the exons ATGATTCAAGTTTTATTTACACTAGTATTTGCCGAAATGGTATTGATTCTGAGCCTTCTGTTTAGAAGCCCTTTGAGGCAGTTGGTGATCATGGGATTGGATCGTTCGAAGCAGGGACGAGGGCCATTGGTGGTGAAGAGTGTGGGAGGAACCATTCTCGTCTTCTTTAGCTCTACCATATACAGTGTGTTCAGTGTGCAGATTGATGCAGGCTATGTTAATCCCACTGATGAGGTTCTTATGGCATACCGTCTATTAGAAGCATCTCTTATAG GGTTTTCCATATTCTTGGCACTGATGATAGATAGGCTGCATTACTATATCAAGGAGCTCTATCGACTTAGAAATTACAGGGAAGCAGAACTGAAAAAGGAATGCAATGAGCATAGCAAGATCAGGAAAAGCATAAAGCAGGGATCCCAGAGTTGGGACGAACAACCATTGTCCAAGACTCCAAAGGCATAA
- the LOC112165163 gene encoding L-type lectin-domain containing receptor kinase IX.1: MVVINNCGNRIMTHLHEYSLKQLQFLLLLFFLLTPSATSLTFNLSSFSGAYSIIKTEADATIDRQVLRLTTNVVDEPRQQRVGRATCQEPFLLREIATGKLADFTTHFTFVIDSLGAPDYAQGLVFFIAPAGSLFNTSFGGDGALGLPVARTSGKIGYNFVAVEFDISQNNQTFIKDPTGNHVGIDVNSLKSLNTKPWNGNITYGQHNSATVSYNSSTKNLSVAFTTFVNGTQQMDYLSHRVDLIEHLPDLVIVGFSAATRDKFVVHKILSWNFTSTDLAIPGNAHGVSIALVVGLSIGGFSILVGGLTLVWFIFWKKREGGESDDEDPTVLDDEFEKGTGPRKFSYSELARATNNFVEGEKLGEGGFGGVYRGFIKDLNSYVAVKRVSKGSNQGLKEYVSEVRIISRLRHRNLVQLIGWCHEKGELLLVYEYMPNGSLDSHLFKLKSLLSWRVRYKIAQGLASGLFYLHEEWEQCVLHRDIKSSNIMLDSNFNVKLGDFGLARLVDHGKQWETTTVAGTRGYMALEYVTTGKASKESDVYSFGVVALEIACGRKPIDLTLISNQIIMVQWVWELYGEGKVIEAADPVLSGDFDEKQMECLMIVGLWCAHPNYSMRPSIQQAIQVLNFEVPLPSLPPHMPMTTFAPPISLSTLSGYTTSSVGGQTESSGNGYTTNSS, translated from the coding sequence ATGGTTGTCATCAACAATTGTGGGAATCGGATCATGACACACCTTCATGAGTACTCACTAAAACAGCTtcaattccttcttcttctcttctttctgcTAACCCCTTCTGCAACCTCATTAACCTTCAATCTCTCGAGCTTTTCCGGTGCATACTCTATAATAAAAACCGAGGCAGATGCCACCATCGACAGGCAAGTCCTCCGACTCACCACTAATGTTGTAGATGAACCACGGCAGCAAAGAGTCGGCCGAGCCACCTGCCAAGAACCCTTCCTCCTCCGCGAAATTGCCACCGGAAAGCTCGCTGATTTTACTACACATTTCACCTTTGTCATCGATTCTCTAGGGGCACCCGACTATGCACAAGGGCTAGTGTTCTTCATAGCGCCAGCCGGATCCCTTTTCAACACATCCTTCGGAGGAGATGGTGCCCTCGGCCTCCCTGTGGCAAGGACGTCAGGAAAAATTGGGTACAACTTTGTGGCGGTGGAGTTTGATATCTCCCAGAATAATCAAACATTCATCAAGGATCCCACCGGCAACCATGTGGGTATCGACGTCAACTCTCTCAAGTCCTTGAACACCAAGCCTTGGAATGGTAATATTACATATGGACAACACAATAGTGCTACGGTTAGTTACAATTCTAGCACAAAAAATCTTAGCGTTGCCTTCACTACTTTTGTTAATGGTACCCAACAGATGGACTATCTTTCTCACCGTGTTGATCTGATAGAGCACTTGCCCGACTTGGTCATTGTCGGGTTCTCTGCTGCAACGAGGGATAAGTTTGTTGTGCACAAGATCCTCTCGTGGAATTTTACTTCTACTGACCTGGCTATCCCAGGAAATGCCCATGGTGTGAGTATAGCACTAGTCGTTGGGTTGAGTATTGGTGGATTCAGTATCTTGGTTGGTGGGTTGACATTGGTTTGGTTCATCTTTTGGAAGAAGAGGGAAGGAGGGGAAAGTGATGATGAAGATCCCACGGTACTTGATGACGAATTTGAAAAGGGGACAGGCCCTAGGAAGTTTTCGTACAGCGAGTTGGCTCGAGCAACAAATAATTTTGTAGAGGGAGAGAAGCTTGGAGAGGGAGGTTTTGGTGGGGTTTATAGAGGCTTCATAAAAGACTTGAACTCATATGTTGCTGTTAAGAGGGTATCCAAGGGGTCTAACCAAGGACTAAAGGAGTATGTATCGGAAGTAAGGATCATCAGTCGGCTTAGGCATCGAAATCTGGTGCAACTAATTGGTTGGTGCCATGAAAAAGGTGAGCTCCTACTTGTCTATGAGTACATGCCCAACGGTAGTTTAGATTCCCATCTATTCAAATTAAAAAGCTTGTTAAGTTGGAGGGTAAGATACAAGATTGCTCAAGGGTTGGCCTCTGGCTTATTTTACCTACACGAAGAATGGGAACAATGTGTTTTGCACAGGGATATCAAATCCAGCAACATTATGTTGGATTCAAACTTCAATGTGAAACTTGGGGATTTCGGGCTAGCTCGACTTGTGGACCATGGAAAACAGTGGGAAACAACAACTGTAGCTGGAACCAGAGGCTACATGGCTCTGGAATATGTTACCACAGGAAAGGCTAGCAAGGAATCGGATGTTTACAGCTTCGGAGTTGTTGCTTTGGAAATAGCCTGCGGAAGGAAACCTATTGATCTTACGTTGATAAGTAATCAAATAATTATGGTGCAGTGGGTTTGGGAGCTTTATGGAGAAGGGAAAGTCATTGAAGCTGCCGATCCTGTACTTTCAGGAGATTTTGATGAGAAACAAATGGAGTGCTTGATGATCGTTGGGTTATGGTGTGCTCATCCGAATTACAGTATGAGGCCTTCAATACAACAAGCAATTCAGGTGCTTAACTTCGAAGTTCCATTGCCTAGTCTACCACCACATATGCCGATGACCACCTTTGCTCCTCCAATATCATTATCCACGTTGTCTGGTTATACCACCAGCTCTGTAGGAGGGCAAACTGAGTCTTCAGGCAATGGCTATACCACCAATTCCTCATAG
- the LOC112165166 gene encoding agamous-like MADS-box protein AGL30, producing the protein MEGNPVAKIIQPIDMMKLRIQLGLGSAGQVSRTMIKEEGFGSLYKDLSNQPRLLQTQRSEIKKRLSCWTNPDMINNVDQLGQMDDSI; encoded by the exons ATGGAGGGAAatcctgttgctaaaatcatcCAACCCATCGATATGATGAAG TTGAGAATTCAATTGGGTCTGGGATCAGCTGGACAAGTTTCCAGGACCATGATCAAGGAGGAGGGTTTTGGTTCATTGTATAAG GACCTGAGTAACCAACCTAGGTTATTGCAAACCCAACGTTCCGAAATAAAGAAGAGATTAAG CTGTTGGACGAACCCTGATATGATCAACAATGTAGATCAGTTGGGGCAAATGGATGATTCAATTTGA
- the LOC112165165 gene encoding uncharacterized protein LOC112165165: MSVKSFNQQNKKITDLCFPVALYLFEEMIQILFTLVCAEMVLILSLLFRSPLRQLVIMGLDRSKQGRGPLVVKSVGGTILVFFSSTIYSVFSVQKKRSIDAGFVNHTDEVLMAYRLLEASLIGFSLFLALMIDRLHYYIKELYRLRNYREEN; this comes from the exons ATGTCAGTAAAATCATTCaaccaacaaaataaaaagataacCGATCTTTGCTTTCCGGTTGCACTTTATCTATTTGAAGAAATGATTCAAATTTTATTTACACTTGTGTGTGCCGAAATGGTATTGATTCTGAGCCTTCTGTTTCGAAGCCCTTTGAGGCAGTTGGTGATCATGGGATTGGATCGTTCGAAGCAGGGACGAGGGCCATTGGTGGTGAAGAGTGTGGGAGGAACCATTCTCGTCTTCTTTAGCTCTACCATATACAGTGTGTTCAGTGTGCAGAAGAAACGCTCAATTGATGCAGGCTTTGTTAATCACACTGATGAGGTTCTTATGGCATACCGTCTATTAGAAGCATCTCTTATAG GGTTTTCCCTATTCTTGGCACTGATGATAGATAGGCTGCACTACTATATCAAGGAGCTCTATCGACTTAGAAATTACAGGGAAGAAAACTGA